ATGGTGCCTGCTCCGGGTGGGGTACGGCGCGCGATCCGCTCACGGGCGGATCGTCGCTGTGGGCGATCGTCGATAGGCCGCCAGACTCATCGACTAAGACGGTGGAATCAAAAGCTCTTGCCCGGGCCGCAGGTTATCGCCGTCTTCTTCGGATAGCCCGTTATAGCGCAAGATCGCTCCAACCGACACGCCAAAGCGCTCGGCGATGCCGCGCAGGGTATCGCCGCTTTGCACCACGTAGCGCCGAGGCTGAGCGGGCGGGCTGGTCGGCTCCGTCGGCGGTGGCGGCACCTCCGTCGGCGGTACCTCCGTCGGCGGCGGCACTTCTGTCGGCGTCGGCTCAAGGGTGGCGGTCGGCTCGGCAGTAGGCGTGCTGGTTGGCCTCGTGGTCGCCGTCGCCGTCGCTGTCGGCCTGACGATCGTGCTCGTCGGCGCGGCGGTCGGGATCTCCACGAACGAATCCTGGGCCACAACCACATCGCTGGACGGTAAAAAGATCGTCAGTCGGCCAAGCGTCGCCGCGTCGAGCGGCCTCCATTGCAGCGCTACCAGACACACGATCGCCCCGGCAAAGCCCAGCCCGCCGATCAGTTGGACGGCCCGCGCTCCGCTGCGGCCCTCAAGCGCGCGCGCCAGCAGCGCGCCGAACGTCGGCAGTAGCAGCACACCGAGCACAAGCCATAGCGTTAATCCAGACATACAATCCTCACGGCGGATGATTGTACCACAGCAGACCGCGCCAGCTTGAGCAAGCCGCGCTGCTCGTCATGCAGCTATCATCCGCCCAGGTGCGTGCTCTGCGAGTAACTTTGCTACAATGGTTGCGTCAGGAACTTTCTATCCGGCTGGATCGTCCAGGGAGCGGAAACGACTCGTCGAACCTGTTATACTGCCCATAGAGGTTATTTTATGGCAACAACCACCTACGATCTGTATCGGCATCTGCGCCCGATCCGGCGGCGGCTTCGGCTTCGCGATACGCTCAGTTTAGCGCAGCGAACCGCATGGCTACCCGGCACCGCCTGCGTCCTGATCCAGGCGCTCGGACGATTCGTGCCCATCGCATCGCTGATGCTCTGGTCGCTCGTGCCGCTCGCCGTCTGGGTGGTGGCCTTGCTCGGCTATCTGCTCTTCCGCCGCCTCTCGCTTGTCTCCACCGCTCGCCGCACCGATCTCCTGCTGGACCTCCGCGAGCGCTTCTCGACGGCGCTTGAGCTTGACATGAAGCACGATCTGGATGATGTCGAGCAGCGGCAGCGGCAGGATGCGCTGGATACAGCCGCGCGGGTCCAGCCGCGTCATATTGGCCTGGCCTTCGATCGACGCTCGATCGCCTATTTCGTCGGGCCGCTGCTGCTGGGCATCGCGCTAGAGTTCGTGCCGAATCCCCAGGATGCCGTGCTGGCGCAGCGTGCAGCCGTCCAGCAAACCGTTGCCGAGACGGTCAACAAGATCGATCGGCAGCAGGAAGCGCTGCGGAACAACAAAGAGCTATCGGCAGCCGAGCGCGAGCGCCTGTTGAAGGAGCTGGAAGAACTCAAGCGCTCGCTCCAGGCCAATCCCAAGAGTCGCGAGGATGCTCTGGCGCAGTTGTCCAAGACCGAGGCCCAGCTTCGCCAGCGCCTCGACGCGCAGGCCGATGCTCGTCAGGCCGGTCTGGAACAGCTAGCGCGCCGTCTCAAGCAGGAGCGCGGCGAGCAGGCCGGTCAGAATGCGCAGGCCAGCGAGGCCGACGAGCAGCTTCAGAAGCTGGTGGATGATCTCGCCAAACTTTCGCCTGAGCAGCAGCAGCAGCTTGCCTCGGCCCTCGAACAGCAGGCCAGCGATCTTGCCAATACCAACCCCGATCTTGCTCAATCGCTGCAAGCCGCCGCCGACGCGCTGCGTAACGGCGATAGCGCGAGCGCTAGCCAAAACCTGAGCCAGGCCGCCCAGCAGGCGAATCAGTCGAATCAACAGCTGGCCGACAACCAGGCCCGCGAGCAAACGCTGTCGCGGCTGCAAGAAGGCCGCCAGTCGATCGCGCAGGCCGGGCAGAATCAGCAGGGTCAGCAGGGGCAACAAGGCCAGCAGGGGCAACAAGGCCAGCAGGGGCAAGGCCAGGGTCAGGGGCAAGGCCAGGGTCAGGGGCAAGGCCAGGGTCAGGGGCAAGGCCAGGGCCAGGGTCAGGGGTCGCCGAGCGGTGGCGGCTCGAACGCCGATAACCTGGGCAGTGGTCAAAGCGGCAACAGCGGCAACGTCGGACAAAATGGTCAGGGCCAGGCCCTGGGCGATGGCCGCAACCGCAACGACAGCGTTTATCAGCCATACCAGCCCTCTGGACAGGCCGGACAGGGCGAGCAGGTCAACGGTCAGATCGGATCGAGCGGCAACGAGCAGGTACGTCCGGGCCAGTACGGCCCAGGTGCCAGCGCGGGATCGCAAGTGCCCTACGAGCAGGTCTATCAGGACTACAGCGATGCCGCCAGCGAGGCGCTCGATCGATCGGCGATCCCGCCGCATCTGAAAGGCTACGTCCGCGATTATTTCTCGGAGCTTTCACCGAATAAATAGCAAGCGTTCGGCGTGGCGAGTCGCGCGGCAGAGCTGCACGACCGCCGCCTGACGCCGGTCATAAGGAGCACACATGACAACCGCACCACGCCCACAGCCGACGATTAGCCCGGAGCAGTTTCGGGCCGCAGCCAGCGCGATCGAGGCCGAGGTCGCCAAGGTGATCGTCGGCCAGCGCCAACTGGTTCGCCTGACGCTGGTGACGCTGCTGGCCGGTGGCAACGCGCTGCTGGAGGGCGTGCCCGGCCTGGCGAAAACCACGCTGGTCCGCACGCTGGCCGATGTCGTGGACTGTCGTTTCTCGCGTATCCAGTTCACGCCCGACCTGATGCCCGCCGATATTGTCGGCACGACGATCATTGCCGAGGACGATGCCGGACGCAAGCAGTTCCGCTTCGAGCCGGGGCCGATCTTCGCGAATCTGGTGCTGGCCGACGAGATCAACCGCGCCACGCCCAAGACGCAATCGGCGCTGCTGGAAGCGATGCAGGAGCGAACCGTCAGCGTGGCAAAGACGGTGCATAAGCTCGATCAGCCCTTCTTCGTGCTGGCGACACAAAATCCACTGGAGATGGAGGGCACGTATCCGCTGCCGGAGGCGCAGCTCGACCGCTTCTTCTTCAAGATCGATGTGCCGTTTCCGTCGACCGATGAGCTGGTCGAGATCGCCAACCGCACGACGAGCCTGAACGTGCCACAGCCCCGCCGCGTGGTCAACGGCGCGACGATCATGCAGATGCAGGCGCTAGCCCGTGAGGTGCCGATCGCCAGCCATGTGCTCAACTACGCCGCGCGCCTGATCTCGGCGACGCATCCGACCAGGGAAGCGCCCGCGATTACCCAGCAGTATATCCGCTACGGCGCGTCGCCGCGTGGCATGCAGACGCTGATCCTGGCGGGCAAGATCCTGGCGCTGCTCGAAGGCCGCTACAACGTTGCCTTCGCCGACCTCAAGCAGGCGGCGCTGCCAGCGCTGCGCCATCGCGTGATCCTCAACTTCGAGGCGCAGGCCGAGGGCGTCGGTGCCGACGATGTGGTGCGCGGGGTCATCGAGGCGGTCAAAGAAGAATAAGCGGATCGCCGGAGCAGCACATGGCTCGACATAGCCTGTGCTGCTGCGCTCTCACCAACACCTATGACTAACAGCTCTCAAGCGGTTCGTCTGTTCGATGCCGCCTTCCTTGCCAAGCTCGACCGACTGGCGCTGATCACCAAGCGGGCCATTGCGGGCGAGCTACAGGGCGAGCGCCGCAGCCCCAAGCGCGGCGCGTCGGTCGAGTTTGCCGATTTCAAGCCGTATGTCGCTGGCGACGACTTCCGGCAGATCGACTGGAACCTGTACGCGCGCATGGAGCGCTTTTTCCTCAAGCTCTTCGTGGCCGAGGAAGAGCTGACGATCCATCTGCTGATCGACACGAGCCGATCGATGGACTGGGGCGATCCGCACAAGCTGCACTACGCCAAACGTGTGGTCGGCGCGATGGGCTATATCGCGCTGTCGAATCTGGACCGGATCACGCTGACGGCGTTCGGGCAGGAGCGCGAGCTGCGCTTGCCGCCGCAGCGCTCGCGGCGCGGCGTGGTGCCGCTCTTCTCATTCCTGACCGATCTCCAGCCGGGCAGCACGACCCGCTTTGCCGCCGTGTGCAGGCGCTACGCCCAGACCGCGCGCAATCCGGGGCCGCTGCTGCTCTGCTCCGATCTGATGGACGAGGAGTGGCAGGAGGGTCTTCAAGCGCTGCTGGCGCGGCGTTTTGAGATCACCGTGCTGCACCTGCTCGCGCCGCAGGAGGTCAATCCGCAGCTTGAGGGCGACGTGCGGCTGGTCGATGTCGAGGGTGGGCCGCCCGTCGATCTGACCGCCGACGTCGATCTGATCCGCCGCTACCAGCGCAGCCTTCAGCAATGGCGCGACGACATCGGCGAGTACTGCAACGCGCGCAGCATCACCTACCTGCCGATCGAAACCAGCCTCCCGATCGAAGATCTGCTGCTCAATATTCTGCGTCGGCGCGGCGTCGTGCGGTAGTGCATCGGCGGAGAACAAAGACGCCGGGCGCCCATGCCGGGGTACCATGCCCAAAGGGCGCCCGGTCTGGCACCCGGCACACCAAGAACCGAAAAATCGAAACTTGAAACTTGAAACTTGAAACTTGAAACTCAGAACTCGAAGGACGTTTCAGCGCGAGGCGTCCATTTTTTGTGCCGACAGGAGCGCGATCCGTTCCAGATCCCTGAGAAGATCGGGTGGTGGCCTGAGGCTGCGGATCGCGATCGTGGTACACTTCCAGGCGTGTGTTGAGAGATGGAGTGCTGATGAAGAAGCTACGCAGCTCGCCGCTGTTGCCCATATTTTTGATCGTCTTTATCGGTCTGTTTGGCTTCGGCATTATTTTGCCGCTCTTGCCGCTGTACGCCGAAGCCTTTGGCGCGTCGCCGTTCGTCGTCGGCGTGCTGCTGGCCTCCTACTCGCTGATGCAGTTGATCGCCACGCCCTACCTCGGCGCGCTCTCCGACCGCATCGGGCGGCGTCCGGTGCTGATCATCAGCCAGGTTGGAACGGTCGCATCGTTTATTCTGCTGGGCCTGGCAAACTCATTGCCGCTCCTGTTTGCGGCGCGTCTGCTCGACGGCATTTCGGGCGGCAATATCTCGACGGCGCAGGCCTACATCAGCGATGTGGTCGAAGAAAAAGATCGGGCCAGGGCGTACGGCCTGATCGGCGCGGCGTTCGGCCTGGGCTTTATCCTGGGACCGGCGATCGGCGGTATTCTGAGCAGCGGCGATCATTACCAGATTCCGGCATTCGTCGCCGCCGCAATCTCGCTGCTCTCACTGCTCCTGACGATCTTTATGCTGCCGGAGTCGCTGCCGCGTGAAAAGCGCAACGTGGCACGGCAGCCGCGCATCATCGACGTGGAAGGGCTGCGGCGGTCGTTCGGCTACGAGCAGCTTGGTCTGCTGCTGCTGATCTTCTTTCTGTTCAACCTGGCGCAGGCTGGCTTCCAGGGCTTGTTCGCGCTCTTCAACGATCGGCAGTTTGGCTTTGGCGCGCGTGAGACGGGCTATGTGCTGGCGTATGTCGGCGTGCTGGCGGTGCTGATCCAGGGCGGTGGGATCGGCCCGATCGTCAAGCGCTTCGGCGAGCGCCACACGCTGCAAGCCGGGCTGCTGCTGGCCGGGATCGGCCTGATCACGGCGGGCTTTGTCACGGACTGGCCGATGCTGCTGCTGGCGCTGCTGCCCGTGGCGATCGGCCTGGGCGTTGCCACGCCAAGCGCCAACAGCCTGATCACCCGCGAAAGTCCACCGGCGGAGCGCGGCCAGATCCTCGGCATCTCCCAGTCGGTCGCCGCACTGGCGCGAGTCGTCGGGCCGCTGGTAGCAGGATTGGCCTTTGAGTATGGAGCCTGGGGACCGTTCGTGCTCGCCGGGATCTTGATCGTCGTGGCAGGTGGCTTTGCGCTGCGGCTCCTGCCGCCGTCGCGGCCATCGGAAGATCCGCGCTTCCGGCACTCGTCGGCAGCCGAGGAGCGGGCAATACCGTAAGCTGCATCAGCAATCTATCAGAGATCGTGTGGTTGCCCCGCCGCTGGTGAAGCGTGTACAATGCCAGCAGCGGGGCTGCCTGTTGGAACCTTTCACCGCCGCCAACGTCTTACTCACGAACGCCGCCGACTACGGCGCTGTTTGTTAGGCTCCGCTTGAGGATTGCGCTATGGGTTTGCTCGCTCCGCTGGCTCTTGGACTGACGCTTCTGGTTCCCGTTGTCGTCGCGATGTACTTGCTGAAGCTGCGGCGCGAAGAGCGGATGGTTTCGTCTACGTTTCTCTGGCAGCGGATGGTCCGCGATGTCGAGGCCAATGCCCCGTGGCAACGGCTGCGCCGCAATATCCTGCTGCTGCTCCAACTGCTGATCCTACTCGCGCTGATCTTCGCGCTGGCGCGTCCCTATATCCTCACCACAGGCATCACCGGACAAAACTTAATCTTGATCGTCGATCGCTCGGCCAGCATGGCGGCAACCGATGTCGGCGGCACGCGGCTGGACGCCGCCAAACAGGAGGCGCTGCGGCTGATCGAGCAGCTACCAGATGGCGGACGCGCCACGGTGATCGCGATCGGCGGGCAGATGGAGGTTCCCGTCTCGGCCTCGACCGACCGGCGCGAGCTGCGGAATGCGATCGAAGGGCTGTCGATCCGCAACGGCGGCGGCAGCGATCTCAGCCAGGCGCTGGCGCTGGCAAGCGCTCTTGCGGCGCGCGAGGCCGATAGCGAGGTCGCGATCATCTCCGATGGTCAGGTGATGCTGCCCGACAAGGCGACGCTGCCGGTGCCCGCGCAGTTCTTTCCGATCGGCACGCGCGGCGAGAACGTGGCGATCTCGGCGTTTGTGTTGCAGCCCGGCACCGGCGGCCAGACGCTCTTTGCCCAGGCGACCAACTACGGCACCGCGCCCGTGCAGCGGCGCATGGTGATCGAGCTGGACGGGCAGCTCTTCAACGCCTACGACCTGACGCTGGAGCCGGGCCAGGATCGCTCGATCGTCGCCGATGTGCCCAACACCGTCAGGCAGGCCCGCGCGCGGCTGGAAGGCGACGACGTGCTGCCGCTCGACGATCAGGCCTGGGCTACCAGCCCCGGCACCGACAAAGCGACCGTGCGGATCGTCACCGACGGCAATCGCTTTCTCGAAACCGCCTTCGGCCTGCTGCCGGGCATTCAAGTCAGCACCGTCCCGACGACGACCACGACGTTCACCGATACCGCCGCGCTCACGGTGCTGGATGGCGTGACGCCCGATCCGCTGCCGCGCGGCAATCTGCTGTTCATCGGCCCGCTGCGCTCGACCGAGCTATTTTCTGTGACGGGCGAGGTGCAGTTTCCGGCGCTGCGTCCGGCAACCGGCAACGAGCCGCTGCTGCGCAACGTGTCGGTGTCCGAGATCAATGTCCTGCGATCGGCGCAGCTTTCAAAGCCCGTGTGGGCGCGCACGGTGATCGACAGCGACGGCGGGCCGATCCTGCTGGCGGGCGAGCAGAATGGTCGGCGGGTGGGCGTGCTCGGCTTTGCGCTGCAAAGCTCGGATCTGCCGCTGCAAGTCGCGTTTCCGGTGCTGATGGCAAACCTGACGGGCTACCTCGCGCCCGGCCAGGGCGGCGAGGCGGCGCAGCTTCAGCCGGGACAGCCGCTCGTGGTGCCGGTGCCGCCGGATGCGACGCGCGTCACGATTACCGATCCGAACGGCAGGACGACGGCGCTCACGCCGCAGAATAATCAGGCGATCTACGGCGATACCGAGGCGCTGGGCGTCTACGGGATCGAGATCGAGCGCCAGGGCGCGGAGCCGCTGCAACGCGCGGCGGCGGTCAATTTGCAGAATGCATCGGAGTCGCGGGTGGAGCCACGGGCGCAGCTCAACCTGTTCCAGGTCGGCGGGCGAGTGGTGGCGGAGGCGCAGGAGCGGGCCGGACGATCCGAGATGTGGCGCTGGCTGGCCTGGATCGCGCTGCTGGTGCTGATTGTCGAGTGGCTGGTCTACCAGCGCAGCGCGATCGTCTGGCTGCGCGAGCGCTGGCTCAAGCGCTCCGAGCCGCGCCCGCAGGGCGCGAAGCCGAGGCTGTGATGTTCGGACGGTCGAGAGTTGGTTGTTTGCGATTACTCTAGAACGCGGGTCCAATGC
The window above is part of the Herpetosiphonaceae bacterium genome. Proteins encoded here:
- a CDS encoding LysM peptidoglycan-binding domain-containing protein; the encoded protein is MSGLTLWLVLGVLLLPTFGALLARALEGRSGARAVQLIGGLGFAGAIVCLVALQWRPLDAATLGRLTIFLPSSDVVVAQDSFVEIPTAAPTSTIVRPTATATATTRPTSTPTAEPTATLEPTPTEVPPPTEVPPTEVPPPPTEPTSPPAQPRRYVVQSGDTLRGIAERFGVSVGAILRYNGLSEEDGDNLRPGQELLIPPS
- a CDS encoding MoxR family ATPase — encoded protein: MTTAPRPQPTISPEQFRAAASAIEAEVAKVIVGQRQLVRLTLVTLLAGGNALLEGVPGLAKTTLVRTLADVVDCRFSRIQFTPDLMPADIVGTTIIAEDDAGRKQFRFEPGPIFANLVLADEINRATPKTQSALLEAMQERTVSVAKTVHKLDQPFFVLATQNPLEMEGTYPLPEAQLDRFFFKIDVPFPSTDELVEIANRTTSLNVPQPRRVVNGATIMQMQALAREVPIASHVLNYAARLISATHPTREAPAITQQYIRYGASPRGMQTLILAGKILALLEGRYNVAFADLKQAALPALRHRVILNFEAQAEGVGADDVVRGVIEAVKEE
- a CDS encoding DUF58 domain-containing protein, coding for MTNSSQAVRLFDAAFLAKLDRLALITKRAIAGELQGERRSPKRGASVEFADFKPYVAGDDFRQIDWNLYARMERFFLKLFVAEEELTIHLLIDTSRSMDWGDPHKLHYAKRVVGAMGYIALSNLDRITLTAFGQERELRLPPQRSRRGVVPLFSFLTDLQPGSTTRFAAVCRRYAQTARNPGPLLLCSDLMDEEWQEGLQALLARRFEITVLHLLAPQEVNPQLEGDVRLVDVEGGPPVDLTADVDLIRRYQRSLQQWRDDIGEYCNARSITYLPIETSLPIEDLLLNILRRRGVVR
- a CDS encoding MFS transporter, which encodes MKKLRSSPLLPIFLIVFIGLFGFGIILPLLPLYAEAFGASPFVVGVLLASYSLMQLIATPYLGALSDRIGRRPVLIISQVGTVASFILLGLANSLPLLFAARLLDGISGGNISTAQAYISDVVEEKDRARAYGLIGAAFGLGFILGPAIGGILSSGDHYQIPAFVAAAISLLSLLLTIFMLPESLPREKRNVARQPRIIDVEGLRRSFGYEQLGLLLLIFFLFNLAQAGFQGLFALFNDRQFGFGARETGYVLAYVGVLAVLIQGGGIGPIVKRFGERHTLQAGLLLAGIGLITAGFVTDWPMLLLALLPVAIGLGVATPSANSLITRESPPAERGQILGISQSVAALARVVGPLVAGLAFEYGAWGPFVLAGILIVVAGGFALRLLPPSRPSEDPRFRHSSAAEERAIP
- a CDS encoding VWA domain-containing protein → MGLLAPLALGLTLLVPVVVAMYLLKLRREERMVSSTFLWQRMVRDVEANAPWQRLRRNILLLLQLLILLALIFALARPYILTTGITGQNLILIVDRSASMAATDVGGTRLDAAKQEALRLIEQLPDGGRATVIAIGGQMEVPVSASTDRRELRNAIEGLSIRNGGGSDLSQALALASALAAREADSEVAIISDGQVMLPDKATLPVPAQFFPIGTRGENVAISAFVLQPGTGGQTLFAQATNYGTAPVQRRMVIELDGQLFNAYDLTLEPGQDRSIVADVPNTVRQARARLEGDDVLPLDDQAWATSPGTDKATVRIVTDGNRFLETAFGLLPGIQVSTVPTTTTTFTDTAALTVLDGVTPDPLPRGNLLFIGPLRSTELFSVTGEVQFPALRPATGNEPLLRNVSVSEINVLRSAQLSKPVWARTVIDSDGGPILLAGEQNGRRVGVLGFALQSSDLPLQVAFPVLMANLTGYLAPGQGGEAAQLQPGQPLVVPVPPDATRVTITDPNGRTTALTPQNNQAIYGDTEALGVYGIEIERQGAEPLQRAAAVNLQNASESRVEPRAQLNLFQVGGRVVAEAQERAGRSEMWRWLAWIALLVLIVEWLVYQRSAIVWLRERWLKRSEPRPQGAKPRL